Below is a window of Virgibacillus sp. NKC19-3 DNA.
TTGTGATAATGTTTTGTTCCATCATTCGTTTCTTCAAAGCTTGCAGTGTTTTGAACAGCTATTCGAATCTGATTCCCGACAATTTCCAGTTCAATCTGATCACGTTTGATACCCGGTAATTTTGCCTGAAGAACAACATCGGATTTCGTTTCATATATATCTACATCAAATGACCTTCGACTAAATAGGGAATTGAAATTTTTAAAGGAATCTTGGAGAAAGGAATCCATTCCCTTCATCAGACCATCAAACGAGGAATGACTATTGTATTTATTTGAACTCATTTTTTCACCTCTTTTTCTTGATTACATTAATAAAGTATGCAAGGGGTTGCGCAACAAACACTAGGAAAATGGAATTTTTCGGCGCCCATTTTTAAAGTGATTGCCGGGAAGCCCATTCTGTTAAAAGTGATTGGATGACCCACGCAGGTTACGCTGTACTGCATATTCTATTAGAGTTAGGAGGTGTTCAAATGAGTGTAGGTGGATATGGCGCTGGTGGAGGCTTTGCATTGATTGTAGTCCTCTTCATCCTGCTGATTATTGTTGGTGCCGGCGGATTTGGTGGATACGGCTGCTAGTTTGATTAGGATAAAAGATATCAATTTCCCTCCCGTAAACGTTTGTACGTTACCGTTAACGAATAATAAATACCTCCTTTTCTTTATTATATGAGAACGGTAGTCGATATTACTGATTCCTCCTCTTAAAAGGGCTGATGAGATCATCTTGTCAGCCTTTTTTTAATGATAAATTTTTAGTACAAAAAATAAAAAGTTGTGACGTTTGTCACAGCTTATATTCCCCTATGTTGTTTACAATGAATAGTAATACACAAAGGGATTTTACATCTCCCGGAAAGAAGAGGAGTGAGTATTACATGTCAGGTCCAGGTTTGAAACATGTAGATAGTCATGCTGCCATTCATGAAGCAGCGCTAAATGAGGCAGAAGAATTAAATGAAATTCTCGAATCTCTTTTAAGGAACGGTCAGGAAGAGAAAGCGTTGGAAACCGCCTATGTTGCCGTTGAACATTGGGAATCACGTACACTCCAGCACGCCGACTCGGAAGAAGAAGGATTATATAAGGAATTGGTTGAAGAGTCACCGGAATTAAATGATTCTATTATTGAGCTGACTCGG
It encodes the following:
- a CDS encoding Hsp20/alpha crystallin family protein, which produces MSSNKYNSHSSFDGLMKGMDSFLQDSFKNFNSLFSRRSFDVDIYETKSDVVLQAKLPGIKRDQIELEIVGNQIRIAVQNTASFEETNDGTKHYHKEQSLQRMERFVTLPFTISEKETKASYQDGILKITTPINNESRKFIDIEK
- a CDS encoding YjcZ family sporulation protein; its protein translation is MSVGGYGAGGGFALIVVLFILLIIVGAGGFGGYGC
- a CDS encoding hemerythrin domain-containing protein, giving the protein MSGPGLKHVDSHAAIHEAALNEAEELNEILESLLRNGQEEKALETAYVAVEHWESRTLQHADSEEEGLYKELVEESPELNDSIIELTRDHDLLRMLVKEIKEMLDADGFSDAVLQRFQALVLVDLLHNQEEERILPNH